One window of the Dioscorea cayenensis subsp. rotundata cultivar TDr96_F1 unplaced genomic scaffold, TDr96_F1_v2_PseudoChromosome.rev07_lg8_w22 25.fasta BLBR01000660.1, whole genome shotgun sequence genome contains the following:
- the LOC120254846 gene encoding thylakoid ADP,ATP carrier protein, chloroplastic-like isoform X2 gives MRGEGVLLSWRPIPGLCDDESAEIYRWNRARRRKTIVSLGGASFFASVSLAPAGNNNSDDKIQETFPRAEQLIKHPLALLALFPKDLALFSAGAIAGALSKTLTAPLDRVKLLMQTHGLRASGSKGIGLLEAITLIHKEEGIKGYWKGNLPQVIRIIPYSAVQLFAYEIYKKILSNEDGDLSVIGRLIAGACAGMTSTFVTYPLDVLRLRLAVEPGCRTLSQVAFNMLREEGIASFYCGLGPSLIGIAPYIAVNFCIFDLMKKSLPEKYQKRPETSLATALVSATVATLMCYPLDTVRRQMQMKGSPFNSVFDALPGIVERDGFLGLYRGFVPNALKSLPSSRFVFEF, from the exons ATGAGAGGGGAGGGCGTGCTGTTGTCGTGGCGGCCCATTCCTGGCCTGTGCGATGACGAGTCGGCGGAAATTTATCGATGGAACAGGGCAAGGAGGAGGAAGACGATAGTTTCTCTTGGAGGAGCGTCATTCTTTGCCTCAGTTTCACTTGCGCCGGCTGGTAACAACAACAGCGATGACAAGATCCAGGAGACGTTCCCCCGGGCGGAGCAGCTCATAAAGCATCCCCTGGCTTTGCTAGCACTGTTCCCCAAGGATCTCGCCCTCTTCTCCGCAGGGGCTATCGCCGGGGCCCTTTCCAAGACCCTCACCGCCCCTCTCGATCGCGTCAAGCTCCTCATGCAG ACTCATGGGTTGCGAGCTAGCGGCAGCAAGGGTATTGGCTTACTCGAG GCCATCACTTTAATACATAAGGAGGAGGGTATCAAAGGGTACTGGAAAGGTAACCTCCCCCAG GTTATACGCATAATCCCATATAGTGCTGTGCAACTTTTTGCTTATGAAATTTACAAG AAAATTCTTAGCAATGAGGATGGTGATCTCTCTGTTATTGGGAGACTTATTGCAGGGGCATGTGCTGGGATGACGTCAACTTTT GTGACATATCCTCTGGATGTCCTGAGACTAAGACTAGCTGTTGAACCTGGATGCAGGACTTTGTCTCAG GTTGCATTTAATATGCTCAGGGAAGAAGGAATTGCATCTTTTTATTGTGGTCTTGGACCTTCTCTTATTGGAATTGCACCTTACATCGCTGTGAACTTTTGCATTTTTGATCT GATGAAGAAATCATTGCCCGAGAAATACCAAAAGAGGCCAGAGACATCACTTGCTACTGCTCTGGTTTCTGCAACAGTTGCTACGCTTATGTGTTATCCTCTGGACACTGTGAGAAGACAGATGCAAATGAAAGGATCACCATTCAATAGCGTTTTTGATGCGCTTCCAG